One Streptomyces drozdowiczii DNA segment encodes these proteins:
- a CDS encoding alpha-lytic protease prodomain-containing protein: MLRKRALAACTATVAVGALALAGLTGTASADPAAGTPAPAAGTPAPAAGSAHLSPGLLKAMQRDLGLTAAEARDRIAGESRAAALTAGLRYSLGNRFAGARVSGDDADLTVATTDAADAARITKAGARAEVVDHSLAELDAAKAALDAVALRTAPKDVTAWYVDVRSNRVVVQAGKASAADAFLAKAGVSRELVTVARSTERPRTFTDLRGGDAYYMNGSGRCSIGFPVKRGTQGGFVSAGHCGTPGVSTSGYNQQAQGSFQGSTFPGRDYSWVATNTNWTPRPLVNGYGNGDVTVTGSTEAIEGSSVCRSGSTTGWHCGTVQQRNSSVTYQEGTVSGVTRTNVCAEPGDSGGSFISGSQAQGVTSGGTGNCSQGGVTYFQPLNPALQAYGLTLVTNGSTTPPDPTDPPTDPGGTWAAGTTYAAGDVVTYGSARYRCLQGHQAQPGWTPPNVPALWQAV, encoded by the coding sequence ATGCTCCGCAAGCGCGCTCTGGCCGCCTGTACCGCCACCGTGGCCGTCGGCGCACTCGCCCTCGCCGGTCTGACCGGCACCGCGTCCGCCGACCCCGCCGCCGGCACCCCCGCCCCCGCCGCCGGCACCCCCGCCCCCGCCGCCGGCTCCGCCCACCTCTCGCCCGGTCTGCTGAAAGCCATGCAGCGGGACCTCGGGCTCACCGCCGCCGAGGCCCGTGACCGCATAGCCGGCGAGTCGCGCGCCGCCGCGCTCACCGCAGGGCTGCGGTATTCGCTCGGCAACCGGTTCGCCGGTGCCCGGGTCAGCGGTGACGACGCGGACCTGACCGTCGCCACCACCGACGCCGCGGACGCCGCCCGCATCACGAAGGCCGGTGCCCGCGCCGAGGTCGTCGACCACAGCCTCGCCGAACTCGACGCCGCCAAGGCGGCCCTGGACGCGGTCGCGCTGCGCACCGCACCGAAGGACGTGACCGCCTGGTACGTCGACGTCCGCAGCAACCGCGTCGTCGTCCAGGCCGGGAAGGCGTCCGCCGCCGACGCGTTCCTCGCGAAGGCCGGCGTCTCCCGCGAGCTGGTGACGGTCGCCCGGTCCACCGAGCGGCCCCGCACCTTCACGGACCTGCGCGGCGGCGACGCGTACTACATGAACGGCTCGGGCCGCTGCTCCATCGGCTTCCCCGTGAAGCGCGGCACCCAGGGCGGCTTCGTCAGCGCCGGGCACTGCGGCACCCCGGGCGTCTCCACCAGCGGCTACAACCAGCAGGCCCAGGGCTCCTTCCAGGGCTCCACCTTCCCCGGCCGCGACTACTCCTGGGTCGCCACCAACACCAACTGGACCCCGCGCCCGCTGGTCAACGGCTACGGCAACGGCGACGTGACGGTCACCGGCTCCACCGAGGCGATCGAGGGCTCGTCCGTCTGCCGCTCCGGCTCCACCACCGGCTGGCACTGCGGCACCGTCCAGCAGCGCAACAGCAGCGTCACCTACCAGGAAGGCACCGTCTCCGGGGTGACCCGGACCAACGTCTGCGCCGAACCGGGCGACTCCGGCGGCTCGTTCATCTCCGGCAGCCAGGCCCAGGGCGTCACCTCCGGCGGCACCGGCAACTGCTCGCAGGGCGGGGTGACCTACTTCCAGCCGCTGAACCCGGCGCTCCAGGCGTACGGGCTGACCCTGGTCACCAACGGCTCCACCACCCCGCCGGACCCGACCGACCCGCCGACCGACCCGGGCGGCACCTGGGCGGCCGGCACCACCTACGCGGCCGGTGACGTGGTGACGTACGGCTCGGCGCGCTACCGCTGCCTCCAGGGCCACCAGGCCCAGCCCGGCTGGACCCCGCCGAACGTGCCGGCCCTCTGGCAGGCCGTGTAG
- a CDS encoding carbohydrate-binding protein, with amino-acid sequence MPPHPPHPRIPESNESYESYENNEPSAEAAGGPAISRKSLLRAALVATAVPLLAGGGVALARDTGASGAPLAPTPDCDDGDEPTHDQIEGPYYKPNSPLRTSLVTSSTPGVPLTVSGYVFGRECRPIPGVLLDFWQADTNGAYDMSGFNFRGHQFTDRNGAFTLITIVPGLYPGRTRHIHVKAQAPGTGILTTQLYFPGEPRNSTDMLYDAALLMNVRTVGSGKQGTFDFVLDVAQDPTDPTDPPTDPTDPPTTPGGTWAAGTAYTAGDRVTYGGAAYRCLQAHTALTGWEPPNVPALWERG; translated from the coding sequence ATGCCCCCGCATCCCCCGCATCCCCGCATCCCCGAGAGCAACGAGAGCTACGAGAGCTACGAGAACAACGAGCCCTCCGCCGAAGCCGCCGGCGGCCCCGCGATCAGCCGCAAGTCCCTCCTCAGGGCGGCGCTCGTGGCCACCGCTGTACCGCTGTTGGCGGGCGGCGGGGTGGCACTGGCGCGCGACACCGGTGCGAGCGGCGCCCCGCTCGCCCCCACCCCGGACTGCGACGACGGCGACGAGCCGACGCACGACCAGATCGAGGGCCCGTACTACAAGCCCAACTCCCCGCTCCGCACCAGCCTGGTGACCTCGTCGACGCCCGGCGTCCCGCTCACCGTCAGCGGCTACGTCTTCGGGCGCGAGTGCCGCCCGATCCCCGGCGTGCTGCTCGACTTCTGGCAGGCCGACACCAACGGCGCGTACGACATGAGCGGATTCAACTTCCGCGGCCACCAGTTCACCGACCGGAACGGCGCGTTCACACTCATCACGATCGTGCCCGGCCTCTACCCCGGCCGCACCCGGCACATCCATGTGAAGGCCCAGGCCCCCGGCACGGGCATCCTCACCACCCAGCTGTACTTCCCGGGCGAGCCGCGCAACAGCACCGACATGCTGTACGACGCGGCGCTGCTGATGAACGTCCGGACGGTCGGCTCCGGCAAGCAGGGCACCTTCGACTTCGTCCTCGACGTCGCCCAGGACCCCACGGACCCGACCGATCCGCCCACCGACCCCACCGACCCGCCGACCACCCCGGGCGGCACCTGGGCGGCCGGGACGGCCTACACCGCGGGAGACCGCGTCACATACGGCGGGGCCGCCTACCGCTGTCTGCAGGCTCACACCGCCCTGACCGGCTGGGAGCCGCCGAATGTCCCCGCGTTGTGGGAACGCGGGTAG
- a CDS encoding bifunctional 3'-5' exonuclease/DNA polymerase, translating to MTERWALAVTEGGGARLAPLDRAGHPAGPVLTEPDLARAVRSRPDVARWVWRSTAEVYPRLLAAGVRVERAYDVEAAESLLLGHEGRLGEPRSAAAALARLRGGPVPPDPPPRSAEPGSQSSLFDPPSGPELPFEALTEVYAAQLARHDAADRPDRMRLLTAAESAGMLVAAEMNRAGLPWRADVHREVLRELLGERYAGGGEPRRLAELADEVSAAFGRRVRPDLPADVVRAFAQAGIKVRSTRRWELESLDHPAVAPLVQYKKLYRIWTAHGWSWLQDWVRDGRFRPEYQPGGTVTGRWTTNGGGALQIPKVIRRAVVADEGWRLVVADAAQMEPRVLAAISRDPGLMEVAGHEGDLYTALSDRAFHGDRDHAKIALLGAVYGQTSGDGLKNLAALRRRFPRAVAYVDDAAKAGEEGRLVRTWLGRTSPPAAGHGEDGEAGIPQEADGERGDFTPGYASSDARARGRFTRNFVVQGSAAEWALLLLAALRRAIAAAGLRAELVFFQHDEVIVHCPLAETDAVVAALREAAGVAGRTAFGETPVRFPFTTAVVQRYSDAK from the coding sequence ATGACCGAACGCTGGGCGCTGGCCGTCACGGAGGGCGGGGGCGCGCGCCTCGCCCCGCTGGACCGCGCCGGCCACCCGGCGGGCCCGGTCCTGACCGAGCCGGACCTCGCGCGGGCGGTCCGCTCCCGGCCGGACGTGGCCCGCTGGGTGTGGCGCTCGACGGCCGAGGTCTACCCCCGGCTGCTGGCCGCCGGGGTGCGGGTCGAGCGGGCCTACGACGTGGAGGCCGCCGAGTCCCTGCTCCTCGGGCACGAGGGCCGGCTCGGCGAGCCCCGCTCGGCCGCCGCCGCGCTCGCCCGGCTGCGCGGCGGCCCGGTGCCGCCCGATCCGCCGCCCCGGTCGGCGGAGCCCGGCTCCCAGTCCTCCCTGTTCGATCCGCCCTCGGGCCCGGAGCTGCCGTTCGAGGCGCTGACCGAGGTGTACGCGGCGCAGCTCGCGCGCCACGACGCGGCGGACCGGCCGGACCGGATGCGGCTGCTGACGGCCGCCGAGTCGGCGGGGATGCTGGTCGCCGCCGAGATGAACCGGGCGGGCCTGCCCTGGCGGGCCGACGTCCACCGCGAGGTGCTGCGCGAACTGCTCGGCGAGCGGTACGCGGGCGGGGGCGAGCCCCGCCGCCTCGCCGAGCTGGCCGACGAGGTGTCCGCCGCCTTCGGGCGCCGGGTGCGCCCGGATCTGCCAGCCGACGTGGTGCGGGCGTTCGCGCAGGCCGGGATCAAGGTCCGCTCGACGCGCCGCTGGGAGCTGGAGTCCCTGGACCACCCGGCGGTCGCTCCGCTCGTCCAGTACAAGAAGCTGTACCGGATCTGGACCGCGCACGGCTGGAGCTGGCTCCAGGACTGGGTGCGCGACGGCCGCTTCCGCCCCGAGTACCAGCCGGGCGGCACCGTCACCGGGCGCTGGACGACCAACGGCGGCGGGGCGCTCCAGATCCCCAAGGTGATCCGGCGGGCCGTCGTCGCGGACGAGGGGTGGCGCCTGGTCGTCGCGGACGCCGCGCAGATGGAGCCGCGGGTGCTGGCCGCGATCTCCCGCGACCCGGGCCTGATGGAGGTCGCGGGTCACGAGGGCGACCTCTACACCGCGCTGTCCGACCGCGCCTTCCACGGCGACCGGGACCACGCCAAGATCGCGCTGCTCGGTGCCGTCTACGGGCAGACGTCCGGGGACGGCCTGAAGAATCTGGCGGCCCTGCGCCGCAGGTTCCCGCGTGCGGTCGCCTATGTGGACGACGCCGCGAAGGCGGGCGAGGAGGGCCGTCTCGTACGCACCTGGCTGGGCCGGACCAGTCCGCCGGCGGCCGGGCACGGGGAGGACGGGGAGGCGGGCATCCCGCAGGAGGCGGACGGCGAGCGCGGGGATTTCACGCCCGGTTACGCCTCGTCGGACGCGCGGGCGCGCGGCCGGTTCACGCGGAACTTCGTGGTGCAGGGGAGCGCGGCGGAGTGGGCGCTGCTGCTCCTGGCGGCGCTGCGCCGGGCGATCGCCGCCGCCGGGCTCCGGGCCGAGCTGGTCTTCTTCCAGCACGACGAGGTGATCGTGCACTGCCCGCTGGCGGAGACGGACGCGGTCGTGGCGGCGCTCCGGGAGGCAGCCGGGGTGGCCGGCCGGACGGCCTTCGGGGAGACACCGGTGCGCTTCCCGTTCACCACGGCGGTGGTGCAGCGCTACTCGGACGCGAAATGA
- a CDS encoding DUF2786 domain-containing protein: MESVIDQAFAAALYTEGDAGLDTGASLLAAAPKADAELMRRGEEFVRRAWQRGWLPADVVRLVRRDLDEHAAGLAAGLIVSEVRRYDELPPRWRSQLDELPAAPPANRPDRFSYASALLALYRLLLALPAIEPVGPPPGSAREALTRPPAAGEPRMLTRIRALLAKAEATGYPKEAEALTTKAQELMARHSIDEALLAARTHGDRTPGACRIGVDAPYETAKAILLDAVASANRCRAVWNSDLGFTTVVGFEADLEAVELLHTSLLVQGTAAMTRAEAGQRAGGRKRTKTFRQSFLMAYAQRLGSRLADGTARATAEAESDTAADTALLPVLAARDLAVTETAEQMFPRTTTTRVRGATDLDGWTHGTEAADRARMGGEAPGIRG; encoded by the coding sequence ATGGAATCGGTGATCGACCAGGCGTTCGCGGCCGCCCTCTACACGGAGGGCGACGCCGGTCTCGACACCGGCGCCTCGCTGCTCGCCGCCGCCCCGAAGGCCGACGCGGAGCTGATGCGCCGGGGCGAGGAGTTCGTCCGCCGGGCCTGGCAGCGCGGCTGGCTCCCCGCCGACGTCGTCCGCCTCGTCCGCCGCGACCTGGACGAGCACGCGGCGGGCCTGGCCGCCGGGCTCATCGTCTCCGAGGTCCGCCGCTACGACGAGTTGCCGCCGCGCTGGCGGTCCCAGCTGGACGAGCTGCCCGCCGCACCGCCCGCGAACAGGCCCGACCGGTTCTCGTACGCCTCCGCGCTCCTCGCCCTCTACCGGCTGCTGCTCGCCCTCCCGGCCATCGAGCCCGTCGGGCCCCCGCCGGGCTCGGCGCGCGAGGCCCTGACCCGGCCGCCCGCCGCCGGTGAACCCCGCATGCTGACCCGGATCCGCGCCCTGCTCGCGAAGGCGGAGGCGACCGGCTACCCGAAGGAGGCCGAGGCGCTGACCACCAAGGCGCAGGAGCTGATGGCCCGGCACAGCATCGACGAGGCCCTGCTCGCCGCCCGTACCCACGGCGACCGCACCCCCGGCGCCTGCCGGATCGGCGTGGACGCCCCGTACGAGACGGCCAAGGCGATCCTGCTCGACGCGGTGGCCTCGGCGAACCGCTGCCGGGCCGTGTGGAACAGCGACCTGGGCTTCACCACGGTCGTCGGCTTCGAGGCCGACCTGGAGGCCGTGGAACTGCTCCACACCTCGCTGCTCGTCCAGGGCACGGCCGCGATGACCCGCGCGGAGGCGGGCCAGCGGGCCGGCGGACGTAAGCGGACCAAGACGTTCCGGCAGTCCTTCCTGATGGCCTACGCCCAGCGCCTGGGCAGCCGTCTCGCCGACGGCACCGCCCGCGCCACGGCCGAGGCGGAGAGCGACACGGCCGCCGACACCGCACTGCTCCCCGTCCTCGCCGCCCGCGACCTCGCGGTCACCGAGACCGCCGAGCAGATGTTCCCCCGCACCACGACCACCCGGGTCAGGGGCGCGACGGACCTGGACGGCTGGACGCACGGCACGGAGGCGGCGGACCGCGCCCGAATGGGCGGGGAGGCGCCGGGTATCCGGGGCTGA
- a CDS encoding DUF397 domain-containing protein translates to MHHVYNGMAATELRGVVWQKSRHSNSQGSCVEFAKLPDGDVAMRNSRHPDGPALVYTPAEIEALLLGVKDGEFDHLVG, encoded by the coding sequence GTGCACCACGTGTACAACGGCATGGCGGCCACAGAGCTTCGCGGAGTCGTCTGGCAGAAGAGCAGACACAGCAACTCCCAGGGTTCCTGCGTGGAGTTCGCGAAACTGCCCGACGGAGATGTGGCGATGCGCAATTCGCGCCATCCCGACGGGCCGGCGCTGGTCTACACACCCGCCGAGATAGAGGCGCTGCTCCTCGGCGTGAAGGACGGCGAGTTCGACCACCTGGTGGGCTGA
- a CDS encoding ATP-binding protein, with protein sequence MLEPLRQGLPPIDPSAVSGSATCTLPPHYEAVGGARRFTRTTLGGWGLTERFDDVALVVSELVTNALRHALPADAPREPQEPPVRLHLMRWTSRLVCAVRDPSQASPVASEAADSAESGRGLFLVESFSDCWGWHPSPVLTAESAPGTAASRGKVVWALFRLTDPV encoded by the coding sequence ATGCTCGAGCCGTTACGGCAGGGGCTTCCTCCCATCGACCCCTCGGCCGTCTCCGGGTCGGCCACCTGCACCCTGCCGCCGCACTACGAGGCGGTGGGCGGCGCACGACGGTTCACCCGGACCACCCTAGGGGGATGGGGACTGACCGAGCGCTTCGACGACGTCGCGCTCGTCGTGTCCGAGCTGGTCACCAATGCCCTGCGGCACGCCCTGCCGGCCGACGCCCCGCGTGAGCCCCAGGAGCCGCCCGTACGGCTGCACCTGATGCGCTGGACCTCGCGGCTGGTGTGCGCGGTGCGCGACCCGAGCCAGGCGAGCCCGGTCGCCTCCGAGGCGGCGGACTCCGCCGAGTCGGGGCGGGGGCTGTTCCTGGTGGAGTCCTTCAGCGACTGCTGGGGCTGGCACCCCTCCCCCGTACTGACCGCCGAGAGCGCGCCGGGCACGGCGGCTTCCCGAGGCAAGGTCGTCTGGGCGCTGTTCAGACTGACCGACCCGGTGTGA
- a CDS encoding helix-turn-helix domain-containing protein: MGRVGPVAAGESSGSVVRRILLGSQLRRLRDSRGITREAAGYSIRASESKISRMELGRVSFKARDVEDLLTLYGVTDEAERDSLLALAREANVAGWWHSYGDVLPGWFQTYVGLEGAASLIRIYEVQFVHGLLQTEDYAHAVVSRGMRGAPPAEIERRVALRLERQKVLVSERAPRFHAVLDEAALRRPYGGREVMRAQLRHLIDMSEQPNITLQVMPFSFGGHSGESGSFTMLRFPESDLSDIVYLEQLTSALYLDKDEEVAQYEKAMTRLHEECPDPEESRDLLRGLLQLS; encoded by the coding sequence ATGGGGAGGGTTGGACCAGTGGCGGCAGGCGAGTCGAGTGGGTCCGTGGTGCGGCGCATCCTGCTGGGCTCTCAGCTCAGGAGACTGCGTGACTCGCGAGGCATCACGCGCGAGGCGGCCGGCTACTCGATCCGGGCCTCCGAATCGAAGATCAGCCGCATGGAGTTGGGACGGGTGAGCTTCAAGGCCAGGGACGTCGAGGATCTGCTCACGCTCTACGGCGTCACGGACGAGGCGGAGCGCGACTCCCTCCTCGCCCTGGCCCGTGAGGCCAATGTGGCGGGCTGGTGGCACAGTTACGGGGACGTACTGCCCGGCTGGTTCCAGACGTACGTCGGTCTGGAGGGGGCGGCCTCGCTCATCCGCATCTACGAAGTCCAGTTCGTGCACGGGCTGTTGCAGACCGAGGACTACGCCCACGCGGTTGTCTCCCGGGGCATGCGCGGCGCGCCCCCCGCCGAGATCGAGCGCCGCGTCGCACTCCGCCTCGAACGGCAGAAGGTCCTCGTCTCCGAACGGGCGCCCCGCTTCCACGCCGTGCTGGACGAGGCGGCGCTGCGCCGCCCGTACGGCGGACGTGAAGTGATGCGGGCGCAATTGCGGCATCTGATCGATATGTCGGAACAGCCGAACATCACGCTCCAGGTGATGCCGTTCAGTTTCGGCGGGCATTCCGGCGAGAGCGGATCCTTCACCATGCTGCGATTCCCGGAATCCGATCTGTCGGACATCGTGTATTTGGAGCAGCTGACAAGTGCGCTCTATTTGGACAAGGACGAGGAAGTCGCCCAGTACGAAAAGGCGATGACGCGGCTCCACGAGGAGTGCCCGGACCCGGAGGAGAGTCGTGACCTGCTCCGAGGACTTCTCCAACTCTCCTGA
- a CDS encoding aldehyde dehydrogenase family protein codes for MSFFQELAGQYIDGEWRTGTGSWDIIDFNPYNGEKLAAITIATAAEVDRAYRAAERAQGEWAAASPYRRRDVLERALRVTEELADEITEAIIDELGGTRTKAAYELSLTQEFLREAARQALSPEGRILPSAADGRENLLYRLPVGVVGVISPFNFPLLVTMKSVAPALALGNAVVVKANQNSPVVGGGLVARIFEEAGLPAGLLNVVVTDIAEIGDAFIEHPVPQVISFAGSDRVGRHVAATAGALFKRTVLELSGNSALVVLDDADIDYAVDAAVFSRFIYSGQVCMAANRILVDRPVAAEFTEKFCARVAALKTGDPREPETSIGPVINTFHADSLAALVDQAIAEGAEAPVRGRVRGNLVEPTVLTGLPDGSPLLHQEIFGPVALLVPFDGEDEAVRIVNDSPYGLSGAVHTARTGRGVRFAQRIRSGMFHVNDSTVHDDPGIAFGGEKDSGLGRMNGDAAVDAFTTQKWISVQHGRSVFPF; via the coding sequence ATGTCCTTCTTCCAAGAGCTGGCCGGCCAGTACATCGACGGTGAATGGCGGACGGGCACCGGCTCCTGGGACATCATCGATTTCAATCCCTACAACGGCGAGAAGCTCGCCGCGATCACCATCGCCACCGCAGCCGAGGTCGACCGCGCCTACCGCGCCGCCGAGCGCGCGCAGGGCGAGTGGGCGGCGGCGAGCCCGTACCGCCGCCGGGACGTCCTGGAGCGCGCGCTGCGCGTCACCGAGGAACTGGCCGACGAGATCACCGAAGCGATCATCGACGAGCTGGGCGGCACCCGCACCAAGGCCGCGTACGAGCTGAGCCTCACCCAGGAGTTCCTGCGCGAGGCCGCCCGGCAGGCGCTCTCGCCGGAGGGCCGCATCCTGCCCTCCGCCGCGGACGGCCGGGAGAACCTGCTCTACCGGCTGCCGGTCGGGGTCGTCGGCGTCATCAGCCCCTTCAACTTCCCGCTCCTGGTGACGATGAAGTCGGTCGCACCGGCCCTCGCCCTCGGCAACGCGGTCGTCGTCAAGGCCAACCAGAACTCGCCCGTCGTCGGCGGCGGCCTCGTCGCGCGGATCTTCGAGGAGGCCGGGCTGCCGGCCGGGCTGCTCAACGTGGTCGTCACCGACATAGCCGAGATAGGCGACGCGTTCATCGAGCACCCCGTGCCCCAGGTGATCTCCTTCGCCGGTTCGGACCGGGTCGGCCGCCATGTCGCCGCCACCGCGGGCGCCCTCTTCAAGCGGACCGTCCTCGAACTCAGCGGCAACAGCGCCTTGGTGGTGCTGGACGACGCGGACATCGACTACGCGGTCGACGCCGCCGTCTTCAGCCGCTTCATCTACTCCGGCCAGGTCTGCATGGCCGCCAACCGCATCCTGGTGGACCGCCCGGTGGCCGCCGAGTTCACCGAGAAGTTCTGCGCCCGCGTCGCCGCCCTGAAGACCGGCGACCCGCGCGAGCCGGAGACCAGCATCGGCCCGGTCATCAACACCTTCCACGCCGACTCGCTGGCCGCCCTGGTCGACCAGGCGATCGCCGAGGGCGCCGAGGCGCCGGTGCGCGGACGGGTGCGCGGCAATCTGGTCGAGCCGACCGTGCTCACCGGCCTGCCCGACGGCTCCCCCCTCCTCCACCAGGAGATCTTCGGCCCGGTCGCGCTGCTGGTGCCGTTCGACGGCGAGGACGAGGCGGTCCGGATCGTCAACGACAGCCCCTACGGCCTCAGCGGCGCCGTGCACACCGCGCGCACCGGGCGGGGCGTGCGCTTCGCCCAGCGCATCCGCAGCGGGATGTTCCACGTCAACGACTCCACCGTGCACGACGACCCGGGCATCGCGTTCGGCGGCGAGAAGGACTCCGGTCTGGGCCGGATGAACGGGGACGCGGCGGTGGACGCGTTCACCACCCAGAAGTGGATCTCCGTCCAGCACGGCCGCAGCGTCTTCCCCTTCTGA
- a CDS encoding PadR family transcriptional regulator, with product MSAIRLLVLGAVRQHGRAHGYQVRNDLEYWGAHEWSNAKPGSVYHALKQLAKQDMLLAHEVAPSTAGGPPRIEYEITERGTEEYFALLRASLTSYDQRMDVLSAGIGFVVDLERGEAVALLRERLQNLASWRAAVTEHYLPEGGPEQLGHIGEVMNFWVHSADAGAEWTRGLIARIEAGAYVFAGEGAPFVGVLAEGEENPYATG from the coding sequence ATGTCCGCGATCCGGCTGCTGGTCCTCGGCGCCGTACGCCAGCACGGCCGGGCCCACGGCTACCAGGTCCGCAACGACCTGGAGTACTGGGGCGCCCATGAGTGGTCCAACGCCAAGCCCGGCTCCGTCTACCACGCGCTGAAACAGCTCGCGAAGCAGGACATGCTCCTCGCCCACGAGGTGGCCCCGAGCACCGCGGGCGGACCGCCGCGCATCGAGTACGAGATCACGGAGCGCGGCACCGAGGAGTACTTCGCCCTGCTGCGCGCCTCGCTCACCTCGTACGACCAGCGGATGGACGTCCTCTCGGCGGGCATCGGCTTCGTCGTCGACCTGGAACGCGGCGAGGCCGTGGCCCTGCTCCGCGAGCGTCTGCAGAACCTCGCGTCCTGGCGCGCCGCCGTCACCGAGCACTATCTCCCCGAGGGCGGCCCGGAACAGCTGGGCCACATCGGCGAGGTCATGAACTTCTGGGTGCACTCGGCGGACGCGGGCGCGGAGTGGACCCGCGGCCTGATCGCCCGCATCGAGGCCGGCGCCTACGTCTTCGCGGGCGAGGGGGCCCCCTTCGTCGGCGTACTCGCGGAGGGCGAGGAGAACCCGTACGCGACCGGGTAG